Proteins from one Oscillatoria nigro-viridis PCC 7112 genomic window:
- a CDS encoding putative CRISPR-associated protein — MNKLVISTVGTSLLTNQIDREFEDNWAVRLRDTANLSQEEIANHHEDVSDIIKTLQDRAAEKLKGEVEDIREASAELNGIYALYKKQLNQGSKDMHWLIATDTAQDQVTAKMLEEFLRKQGLTADVYTPQGFSARSTESFTNGIDEFLNWIDETVPGYKDSGSQVCFNLVGGFKAIQGFANTIGMFYADEIIYIFEGSQDFIRIPRLPIQVDKSVIKPVQFALMASGVGVWVKLSELQSVPETLIFVVGEEATLSNWGRLTWNNCKRELLARDLLEFPCLVYEDWFEKDYKKTNVDSQRKFELHEVLSEVSGSMLKFNGDTTRFDSRLHFSRYEGGQRCEGGVRKNEIDHFYIKNTGWRVSCIAKDGKLYLRHYGKHDDVNDNP, encoded by the coding sequence ATGAATAAACTCGTAATTTCTACCGTTGGTACAAGCTTGCTCACCAATCAAATCGATCGAGAATTTGAAGATAACTGGGCTGTTCGTTTGCGAGATACAGCGAATTTATCTCAGGAAGAAATCGCCAACCATCATGAAGATGTATCAGATATTATTAAAACTTTGCAGGATAGAGCAGCAGAGAAGCTTAAGGGTGAAGTTGAAGATATTCGAGAAGCAAGTGCTGAATTGAATGGCATCTATGCTTTATACAAAAAACAATTAAATCAAGGTAGTAAAGATATGCACTGGTTAATTGCTACTGACACAGCACAAGACCAAGTTACAGCAAAAATGCTAGAAGAGTTTCTGCGTAAACAGGGTTTAACTGCTGATGTATATACACCCCAGGGTTTTTCAGCAAGAAGTACAGAATCTTTCACCAATGGTATTGATGAGTTTCTGAACTGGATTGATGAGACTGTTCCTGGTTATAAAGATAGCGGTTCTCAAGTTTGTTTTAACTTAGTGGGTGGTTTCAAAGCGATTCAAGGATTCGCTAACACGATAGGGATGTTCTATGCGGATGAAATTATTTACATTTTTGAAGGTAGTCAAGACTTTATTAGAATTCCTCGCTTGCCCATCCAAGTTGATAAATCAGTAATTAAGCCAGTTCAATTTGCTCTAATGGCTTCAGGAGTAGGCGTTTGGGTTAAGTTATCAGAACTTCAGAGTGTGCCGGAAACTTTGATATTTGTGGTAGGTGAGGAAGCAACACTGAGCAACTGGGGTAGACTGACTTGGAATAACTGTAAACGAGAACTTCTCGCCCGAGATTTATTAGAGTTTCCTTGCCTTGTTTACGAAGATTGGTTTGAAAAAGACTATAAAAAAACCAATGTAGACTCTCAAAGAAAATTTGAGTTACACGAGGTACTTTCTGAAGTATCTGGTTCAATGCTAAAATTTAACGGAGATACCACTCGATTTGATTCTAGACTTCACTTTTCGCGGTATGAAGGAGGGCAAAGATGTGAAGGAGGAGTCAGAAAGAATGAAATCGATCACTTTTACATTAAAAATACTGGCTGGCGAGTCAGTTGTATTGCCAAAGATGGCAAGCTGTACCTGCGCCATTATG